The Corynebacterium atypicum genome contains the following window.
GGGCCCCGGGCGCCATCCGGCGGCGTCGAAAAGCTCGCGGGCGCGCTCCGGGTCGAACCGGTACGCGGACTGCGGCTGCGCCTTGTGCCCAAGGGCATCCCGGGCGAGCGCGGAATCGGCCAGCGGGTAGGACTCGGAGAACAGGGTGGCCAGTACTTCTTCGCGGTCGATGGCCGCGATGATCGCCTCGCGCACCCGTTGATCGGAAAGAAGCTGGTGGCGGAAGCGGAACGCCAGCTGGTTATTCACCCCTTTGGTGCCTTCTGCGACGATGCCGATCCCGCGCTCGGCCAGCAGCGGTTCCTCGGGCGCGGCGATTTGGAGGGCGACGTCGGCCTGCCCGCTGGTCAGGCCTCCGACGCGCACCGACTGCTCCTGGGCGAGCACGATCCGCACGTGATCGAGGCGGGCTCGCCCCTGGTGGCTGGCTGCCGGCGGCGCCCAGTGATAATCCTCGCGCGCGCTCAGCGTCAACGCGGTGCCCAGATCCTCCTGGGTGATCACGAACGGCCCGGAGCCGATGACGTTGACCGCGTTGCCGGGCGAGAATCCCTCGTTGTCAAACTCCAGCGTGCGGTCCGAGACAAGCCCGGCGTTGAACGAGCTGGTCGCCTGCGCGAACCCGGGCGACGGAGCGGTGAAGAAGAAGCGGACTTTGTTGTCCGCGAGCACCTCGCCGTGGGAGTAGTTGGCGATCTGCTCGGAGACGGTCAGGTTGCGATCGGCATCGCCACGGCCGAAGAGGTCGAAGTTATCCACCACGTTCTGGGCGGTGAGCGGGCTGCCGTCGGAATAGGTCACGTCGGTGCGGATGGTGAAGGTGTACTCGGTCGCATCCGAATTGATCTCGGGTAGCTCTGTGGCGATCCACGGGGATAGCTCGAGGGTGTCCGGGTCCTGGTAGAGCAGGCGGTCAGTGATGTTGTTGACCACCGACCCGTTGGGGTAGAAACCGGCCGCTGGCGGGTAGAGCGTGTTGAAGAACTGCGGCTCGAGGTGCGTCAGGGTGTCCCCGCCGGCCGGGGCGGCTACCAGCTGCGGGTCGAAGGCGCCGGCCGGGGCGGTCTCCGCTTTCGACTCGGACGTGCGCGAGTTCTGCGTAGCGCAGGCCGCGAGCGCTCCAGCAGCAGCGAGGCCTAGCGCTATGGCAAGCGCCACGTATCGGCGCGAAAATGACGGCGTTGTCTCTAGCACGGGCCCACCCTAACACAACCGAACAGAACGGTTCATCTAAGGCATACAAATTGGTCTATTTTGGGTTTACTAGACTGACTGTCATGAACGTGCCAGCTATCGCCATCGTGGGCCAGGGCCCGCGCGGGGTCTCAGTAATCGAGCGCCTCGCGGCCTTTCTCCGCGCCCGCAACATCCAGCAACCGCTCGACCTCCACCTGATCGACACCGCCGAGCACGGCTCGGGCCGGATCTGGGATACCGACCAGACTCCCTTGCTGTGCATGAACACGCTGGCCGGCGCAGTCACGTTGTTCACCGAACCCGGCTCGAGCGTGTCCGCGCCGGTCGTCGAGGGACCCACGCTCTTCGAATGGATCCGGCTCGCCCGCGGCGAGAAAGACGCGGTGGCAGGCGCCAAAGCCGAGCTAGCCCAGGCTGTCCCGATCCCGGCCTCAGTGGCCGAGCGCTGGGGCACGGAGCTCGACCGCACCGCCGCGCATTCCCACCCGTCGCGCGGGCTCTACGGGGCCTACCTGCGGTGGTGCCTGCGGGTGGCGCTAGCCCAACTGCCCGATTCGGTGCGCGTGCACCAACACCACGCGCGCGTCACCGCAATTGAGACTATCGGCGCCCGCGACCGCCTGACACTTTCCACCACAACCGGCGGCCAAAAGCTCGTGAGAACCGACGCCACCGTGCTCGCCTTGGGCTGGCAAAAGCCCGGGCCCACCGACGAGGAAGAGCGGCTTGCCGCGGCCTTAGCGGCCCACCCGGGACTTTCCTGGGTGCGCCCGGACAACCCCATCGAGCAGGACCTAAGCAAGGTACGCGCCGGGAGCCACGCCCTTGTACGGGGGCTGGGCATGGGTTTCTTCGACTGCCTGACGCTTCTCACAGCCGGACGCGGCGGCACCTTTAGCCAGGATCCCGACGCGCGCTCGGGCCTGACCTATCACCGAAGCGGCAACGAGCCGCACGTTTTTGTCACCTCCCGGCGCGGCTACCCATTTTTGCCCAAGTCGGATTACGGCCAGCTGCCACCCAAGGCGCACATGCCGCGGCTGCACCGCGTGATCGAGGAGCTCAAAGGCGAGCTCACGATCGACTTCGGTACGCAGGTCTGGCCCGCCATTGTGCGCGACGCGAACGAGGCCTACTACCGCACCTATGATCGAGTGCACCAGGGAGGCCTCGGCGGACAGCTCGACGCGCTGCTCGAGGCTATCGACGCCGCGGGCGACGGCGGCGCGGACGCCCTGGTCGCCGTGGAGGAGGCCGCGGCCGGCTTCGTGCCCGCCGCCGACGTGTTCCGGTTGAGCTCCTGGGTTGCCCCGCTGGCAGGCGTCGAGGGCACGCCGGACCAGGTCACCGAGCGCATCGCCGCGAGGCTTGCCAAAGACATCGAGGCCGCGCAGGCCGCGTCGGACTCCCCGGTGAACGCGGACCTGTGGGTAATCAGCGCGGCGCGCAAGCCGGCGTCCATCCTGGGGGCCGAGGGCGTCTACACCGCCGAGTCGCGCGCCGGAGCACTTTCCACCTTCATGGCGCTCGGGCAGATGGCTGGTTCCGGCCCGCCGCTGTTTCGCACCCGGGAGCTGCTCGCACTTATCGACGCCGGCGTGGTCACTCTCCTCGGGGCACATCCGCGTTTGGACGTGGCCGACGGCGAGTTTTCCATCACCACGCAGTCTTGCCCGCAGCCGGTGCGCGCGGCCACGCTTGTCGACGCCTGGATGCACTCCCCCACGATCGCCCGGCCCGCGGATCCCCTGGCGGCGAGCCTGACGGCGGCCGGGCGGTGGCGCCAGTTTGCCAACCGCACCACCGACGGGCGCCCACTGCCGACCGGCTCGCCGGAGGTGAATCCAAAGACCCGGGCGCTGATCCATCCAGACGGCTCGCCGGACCCCCGGCTGATCCTGATCGGGATCCCCACCCGCCGTCAGCTGCCGGATACCACCATCTCCCCGATGCCCGGCACCGACCCGCTCATGCTGCAGGAGACGGACAAGGCCGCCGCCCACGCGCTCGCCGTGGCGCTCGGCGCCTAGCGGTCGGCGAGCTCGATCCGCGGGCGCACCGCCACCTCAGTGATCTGGGTGGTGGGCCCGGCGTCGACGACCACGCGGATCGCCGCGGCAACCTCGACCGGGTCGATATAGGCCTCAGGCTCGTAGTCGCCGCCGGATTGGTCGATGAGCCCGCGCAGCATCGGGGTATCCGTAGGGCCCGGGGCGACCGTAGCCACCCGCACCCCGGCCGCCGCCTCTTCTTTACGCAGCGCGTCGGCAAGCGCGCGCAGCGCATGCTTGCTGGCCGCGTAGACCACGTTGCCGGGAAAGACTCCGTTGCCCGCGCCCGAGTTGATAAAGATCACGGTGCCGCTGGCCTGGCGCACCGCCGGCAAGAGGCGCCGGGTCAGCTCCGCGGGCGCGACAACGTTGACGTCCAGGTGCTGGCGCCAGTCGCTCGCCGAGGCCTCCTCCACCCTGCGGTGGCGCGCGATCGCGGCCGCGTGCACCAGGACGTCCACTCGATGAAGCCCGAGCACCTCGGCGAGCGGGCTTTCCGGTTGCCCGCCCCCGGGGCCCGGGCTGGCAAGCACATCTTCAACCAGGTCACAGCGCACCGTGGTCACCTCGGGGTTTCCGGCAAGCTCGGCCAGGGTCGTTTCGCTTCTACCCAGCGCAAACACGTGGTGGTCCCGGCTTAAGCCCTCAACGATGGCCCGACCCATGCCCCCGGTGGCTCCGGTGACCACGGCGACCTTGGCCCGCCCGGGGCGCTCACCACCGGGGTGAGCACCCGCGTGGTTCCCAGCCGACGATTCATTG
Protein-coding sequences here:
- a CDS encoding FAD/NAD(P)-binding protein; translated protein: MNVPAIAIVGQGPRGVSVIERLAAFLRARNIQQPLDLHLIDTAEHGSGRIWDTDQTPLLCMNTLAGAVTLFTEPGSSVSAPVVEGPTLFEWIRLARGEKDAVAGAKAELAQAVPIPASVAERWGTELDRTAAHSHPSRGLYGAYLRWCLRVALAQLPDSVRVHQHHARVTAIETIGARDRLTLSTTTGGQKLVRTDATVLALGWQKPGPTDEEERLAAALAAHPGLSWVRPDNPIEQDLSKVRAGSHALVRGLGMGFFDCLTLLTAGRGGTFSQDPDARSGLTYHRSGNEPHVFVTSRRGYPFLPKSDYGQLPPKAHMPRLHRVIEELKGELTIDFGTQVWPAIVRDANEAYYRTYDRVHQGGLGGQLDALLEAIDAAGDGGADALVAVEEAAAGFVPAADVFRLSSWVAPLAGVEGTPDQVTERIAARLAKDIEAAQAASDSPVNADLWVISAARKPASILGAEGVYTAESRAGALSTFMALGQMAGSGPPLFRTRELLALIDAGVVTLLGAHPRLDVADGEFSITTQSCPQPVRAATLVDAWMHSPTIARPADPLAASLTAAGRWRQFANRTTDGRPLPTGSPEVNPKTRALIHPDGSPDPRLILIGIPTRRQLPDTTISPMPGTDPLMLQETDKAAAHALAVALGA
- a CDS encoding SDR family oxidoreductase gives rise to the protein MGRAIVEGLSRDHHVFALGRSETTLAELAGNPEVTTVRCDLVEDVLASPGPGGGQPESPLAEVLGLHRVDVLVHAAAIARHRRVEEASASDWRQHLDVNVVAPAELTRRLLPAVRQASGTVIFINSGAGNGVFPGNVVYAASKHALRALADALRKEEAAAGVRVATVAPGPTDTPMLRGLIDQSGGDYEPEAYIDPVEVAAAIRVVVDAGPTTQITEVAVRPRIELADR